A window of Clostridium taeniosporum genomic DNA:
TTCACCAACTATAACTTCAAATCCTAAATCTGTCATAACTTTGATTGACAAATCCAATCTCTCTTCTGTCGTTGGACTAGATAATCCTAACAATGCTATTTTATCTCCTTTTTTTAATGGTTTAGGTCTTCTCAATGCATTTCCATCCTCTATAATTACTTTAATATCAATATATTTTAAATTAAGCTTATTTATCATTAAAGTTTTTATATTTTTCTTTCTTTATTATATTTTATAAAAATTCTATATTAATTTTCTTCTTAATTCTCCACTTTTTACTCTTCTATCTAAACTAATATTTAATTTAACTTAGATTTTATTAGCCTTCAAGCTTTAATATTTATATACATAAAAAGAGGATTAAATCTTATAAATTTAAGATCTAATCCTCTATATTTTAAATATAATTAGTCTCTCAAAGTAGCACCTAATTTATATTCTAAAGCTCTTAATATTTTATCATGTACTTTATTAACTTCCTTATCAGTTAATGTTTTATCAGCTCTATATGCAATAGCATAAGCTATACTTTTCTTACCATCTGGAATTTGCTTTCCTTTATATATATCAAATAGTTCTACTTTTTCTACTAAATTTCCGCCAGCTTTTCTTATGCAATCTTCAATTTCTTGAACTAATATGCTATCATCTACAAGCAATGCAATATCCCTTGTAACAGCTGGAAATTTAGGTAATGCCTTGTATTTTCTATCCATATCGGCACTTTCATATAATACATCTAAGTTAAGTTCTGCAATAAAACAAGGTACATCAATACCATAATTTTCAGTTACATCTAAATGAACTTCACCTAAAGTACCTGCTACATTTTTTCCAATAACAAGTTTTGCAGTTTTACCTGGATGATAACTTACATTTTCACTTTCTCTTTCATACTTAGAATTCTTTATTCCTAAACCTTCAACTATGTTTTCAACAGCACCTTTAAGGTCTAAATAATCACAATCACCATACATACCAATTGTTAATATATTTCTTTCAGTTGGAATCTTAGTTTCATCTTCATTTTTAATATATACTTTAGCCATTTCAAATAGTCTAACATAATCATTATTTCTTGAATAATTTCTTCCTAAACATTCCATCATTGAAGGTATAGTTGTAGTTCTCATAACACTGTAGTCTTCACCTAAAGGGTTCTTAATTTTCACTACATTTCTAAGCTCACTATCTTCTGGTACATTGATTTTATCAAATACTTTTGGAGATACAAATGAATAGCTTATAGATTGATTTAATCCACTACCTGTAGCAAGCATTACCACTTTGTCATCTAATAATCTTTTTCTATATTTAGGCTCTCTTGATGTAGAAACACTGAAAATTGTTGCAGGTATAACATCATATCCATAAATTCTAGCTATTTCTTCTGCAACATCTTCTCTAATAGCAATATCAATTCTGAATGTAGGGGCTGTTACAACTAAACTATCCCCCTCTATTTCTGTAAATAAATCAACACTATCTAAACATTCTTTCATTTCTTCTTTAGAAAGATTTGTTCCTAAAAATTTATTAACCCAACTAGAATCAACAATTACTTTACTTTCTTCTTTTTTCTTATTATAAATATCTATAGTGCCTTCTATAACTTCTCCTGCTCCTAATTCACAAATCAAAGCACACGCTCTATCTAAGGCAAGCTTAGCTAAATTAGGATCTATATCTTTTTCAAATCTTCCAGAAGCTTCACTTCTTAAATTTAACTTCTTAGAATTAACTCTTATATTTGTACCATCAAAGTTTGCACATTCAAAAATAACTTCTGTTGTATCTTCTTTTATTTCTGAATTTAATCCACCCATTATTCCTGCTAATCCAACAATCTTATTGTCGTCTTTTATACAAAGCATTGAATCATCTAATTCTCTTTCTACTTCATCTAAAGTAGTAAATTTTTCTCCTTTGCTTGCTCTTTCAACTACTATTTTATTAGTAGAAATTTCTCTAGCATCATATGCATGCATTGGTTGACCTAATTCAAGCATAACGAAATTCGTAATATCAACTATATTATCTATAGGTCTTATTCCTGCTTCAAGAAGTCTTTCTTGCATCCAACTTGGTGATGGTTTTACTTTTACATTTTTAATTTTTCTTGCCATATATCTTAAGCATAATTCATCTTTAACTTCAACTTTTAATTCATTATTAACATCTTCTTTGCAACCTACTTCATATTCTAAATTAGGCATTTTATAAGTTGTTTTTAATGCTGCGGCAGTTTCTCTAGCCATACCAACTATACTTAAACAATCAGGTCTATTTGATGTTATCTCAAAATCTAATATAGCTTTATTTAATTTTAATAATTCTTTAAGTTCCACTCCAAGTTTAGTATCAGTAGGTAATATCATTAAACCATGAACTGGTTCATCACCTGCTATACCTAATTCTTCTTCTGAGCAGAACATACCATTTGACGGAACTCCTCTAAGCTTACCTTTTTTTATCTTACTTCCATCTGCTAATGTTGAACCATGTAAAGCTACTGGAACTACATCTTGTTCTTTCATATTTGTTGCTGCCGTAACTATTTGAATAGTTTCAGTTCCAATATCAACTTGACAAATACTTAATTTATCTGCATCTGGATGTTTTTCTATTTTAGTAATTTTTCCTGTAACAACTTTATTTATAACATCACCTTGAATTATTAATTCTTCTAATTGTGATCCAGTTAAAGTTAATTTATCCCCTAATTCTTTAGGACTAACATTTATATCAACATAATCTTGTAGCCAACTAAATGGTACTTTCATATTTTTTCCTCCTTATTTCCCTTAATTAAGAATATAAAATTAAAACTTTAGATTTTATATTTTGTTAGTTAAACTTTCCTCATAAGGGTATTTTATATTTGTCTCTTTGAACATACTTATAAAATATATATAAAGAAACTTACATATTCTCTTAAAATCACATTCTACAAGTAAATTCTTAACTTCTTATATTCTAAAATTCTTTAGAATTTATATTTTTATATTATTAATAAATATATTTATAAAACTTATGATAATTTCATAATAATCTATTAACTATAAATTATATTTAGAATTGATTTAAAAATCTCATATCACTTTCGTATAATAATCTTATGTCATCTATACCATACTTAAGCATTACCATTCTATCAACACCAAATCCGAAAGCAAATCCACTATATACTTCTGGATCTATTCCACAATTTCTAAGTACATTTGGATGAACCATACCACAACCTAAAAGTTCTATCCATCCGCTATTTTTACATACTCTGCAACCTTTTCCTCCGCATACAAAACAAGTTGCATCCATTTCAGCTGATGGTTCTGTAAATGGGAAGTGATGAGGTCTAAACTTAGTTTGCACTTTATCACCAAACATTTTTTTAGCAAATAATTCTAAAGTTCCCTTTAAATCAGCAAAGGTAACTCCCTTATCTATAACTAATCCTTCCATTTGATAAAATATAGGTGAATGTGTAGCATCAACTGAATCTGATCTATAAACTTTACCTGGTGAAATCATCTTAATTGGTGGTTTTTGATTTTCCATAGTTCTAACTTGAACTGGTGAAGTTTGAGTTCTAAGAACTATATTATCATTTATATATAATGTATCTTGCTCACTTCTAGCTGGATGATTTTTAGGTATATTTAATGCCTCAAAGTTATAATGATCATATTCAACTTCTGGACCTTCTTCTATTGTAAATCCCATTGATATAAATATGTCTTCCATAGTTTGAAGTGTTAATTCTAAAGGATGTCTCTTCCCTATAACTTTCTTTTTACCTGGAAGTGAAATATCTATAGTTTCACCAGCAAGTTTTTCAGCTTTTTCTTTATCTTTTATCTTCTTTATAGCTATTTCTAACTTTTCTTCAACTTTAGCCTTTGCTTCATTAACTAACTTTCCTACTAAAGGTCTTTCTTCAGGAGCTATTGATCCCATACCTCTCAATATTGTAGTAAGTTCTCCTTTTTTTCCTAAGAACTTAACTCTTATTTCTTCTAATTCATTACTATTCATTGAATTTTCAATTTGCTTTAATGCAAGTTCTTGTAATTCTATAAGTCTTTCTTTCATGTTATTTCTCCTTTCAGATATTTTTTTACAATAAAAAAATCGTCCCTATAAAAGGGACGAATTATCCGCGTTACCACCCTAATTGAAACGTATAATAATACCTAAAAATACATCATACGAATCCAACTTAAAATTTAACGGCATTTACCGCTAGCTACTACTTAATTTCACAGCTAGAACTCCTGAGTGAACTTCAATATTATTCCATTTGAATAAGCTTACAGTCTATGACTTATTCTCCCTTAAAACTTTCTAATATCTACTCTCTCATTCACAGTTTATAATTATTTAATTCCCTATAATTATACAAATAAACTAATTAAAATTCAATACCAAAAATTTAATTAGAATTTTGTCTTACTTTTTCAAAAATTATAATTGAAGTAGCTATAGCTACATTTAGAGATTCTGCCCCACCTGGCATTGGTATTTTAACCCTTCTATCAGCTAAGTCTAATATCTCATTAGAAACACCATTTCCTTCATTACCAACTGTAAGAATTGTTTTTCCTTTTAAATCTTCTTTAAAAAAATCTTTACTACTTTCTAATGATGTAACCACTAATTTAAAGCCATCTTTTTTCAATGATTTAATTAATGAAAATTTGTCATCATCATAATATATTGGCATATAAAAAAGTGATCCCATTGTAGATCTTATTGTTTTTTCATTGTATATATCTACTGTTCCTTTTGAAAGTATTATTCCATTTACTCCTGCTGCATGAGCAGTTCTTATTATAGTTCCTAAATTTCCAGGATCCTGTACTTTATCACAAAG
This region includes:
- a CDS encoding TrmH family RNA methyltransferase — translated: MIFIESKENTVYKEAKKLKERKNRNKINKYVIEGFRLVDEAIKANLDIDYLILTQAGYEKLNNYIDINKVENKKKYCIVDNLFKDLTSTENPQGIIAIVNMENKNLDFHGDFYLLCDKVQDPGNLGTIIRTAHAAGVNGIILSKGTVDIYNEKTIRSTMGSLFYMPIYYDDDKFSLIKSLKKDGFKLVVTSLESSKDFFKEDLKGKTILTVGNEGNGVSNEILDLADRRVKIPMPGGAESLNVAIATSIIIFEKVRQNSN
- the pheS gene encoding phenylalanine--tRNA ligase subunit alpha codes for the protein MKERLIELQELALKQIENSMNSNELEEIRVKFLGKKGELTTILRGMGSIAPEERPLVGKLVNEAKAKVEEKLEIAIKKIKDKEKAEKLAGETIDISLPGKKKVIGKRHPLELTLQTMEDIFISMGFTIEEGPEVEYDHYNFEALNIPKNHPARSEQDTLYINDNIVLRTQTSPVQVRTMENQKPPIKMISPGKVYRSDSVDATHSPIFYQMEGLVIDKGVTFADLKGTLELFAKKMFGDKVQTKFRPHHFPFTEPSAEMDATCFVCGGKGCRVCKNSGWIELLGCGMVHPNVLRNCGIDPEVYSGFAFGFGVDRMVMLKYGIDDIRLLYESDMRFLNQF
- the pheT gene encoding phenylalanine--tRNA ligase subunit beta; amino-acid sequence: MKVPFSWLQDYVDINVSPKELGDKLTLTGSQLEELIIQGDVINKVVTGKITKIEKHPDADKLSICQVDIGTETIQIVTAATNMKEQDVVPVALHGSTLADGSKIKKGKLRGVPSNGMFCSEEELGIAGDEPVHGLMILPTDTKLGVELKELLKLNKAILDFEITSNRPDCLSIVGMARETAAALKTTYKMPNLEYEVGCKEDVNNELKVEVKDELCLRYMARKIKNVKVKPSPSWMQERLLEAGIRPIDNIVDITNFVMLELGQPMHAYDAREISTNKIVVERASKGEKFTTLDEVERELDDSMLCIKDDNKIVGLAGIMGGLNSEIKEDTTEVIFECANFDGTNIRVNSKKLNLRSEASGRFEKDIDPNLAKLALDRACALICELGAGEVIEGTIDIYNKKKEESKVIVDSSWVNKFLGTNLSKEEMKECLDSVDLFTEIEGDSLVVTAPTFRIDIAIREDVAEEIARIYGYDVIPATIFSVSTSREPKYRKRLLDDKVVMLATGSGLNQSISYSFVSPKVFDKINVPEDSELRNVVKIKNPLGEDYSVMRTTTIPSMMECLGRNYSRNNDYVRLFEMAKVYIKNEDETKIPTERNILTIGMYGDCDYLDLKGAVENIVEGLGIKNSKYERESENVSYHPGKTAKLVIGKNVAGTLGEVHLDVTENYGIDVPCFIAELNLDVLYESADMDRKYKALPKFPAVTRDIALLVDDSILVQEIEDCIRKAGGNLVEKVELFDIYKGKQIPDGKKSIAYAIAYRADKTLTDKEVNKVHDKILRALEYKLGATLRD